One window of Candidatus Nitrospira kreftii genomic DNA carries:
- a CDS encoding hypothetical protein (conserved protein of unknown function), translating into MSKERVLITVKTYPTLSRKYGEMVCTAGIRADGSWVRLYPVPFRRLEEEDQYAKFDWIEAELVKSGSDSRPETYRLVDPKDMRRVGHLGTDKNWRERRQLLLKSAGVYHRLQPLLDGAKANTLSLAVFKPARILDFTWEECERDWDTAKVALMHQAALQGNLFEDEAWRETFQLMPKLPYNFSYRFADVDGRESELQVLDWETGQLFLNCLKSTSNSETAALKKVRQKYLHEFSGRDLHFFLGTLKQFHGFSPNPWVIIGVFPIPHETQMDLL; encoded by the coding sequence ATGTCGAAGGAACGTGTGCTCATCACGGTCAAGACTTATCCCACCCTCTCACGGAAGTATGGGGAGATGGTGTGCACGGCAGGGATTCGCGCCGATGGATCGTGGGTGCGACTCTACCCGGTTCCATTCCGCCGACTTGAAGAAGAGGACCAATACGCAAAGTTTGATTGGATTGAAGCCGAACTCGTGAAGAGCGGCTCCGATTCCAGGCCGGAGACCTATCGTCTCGTAGATCCGAAAGACATGCGCCGTGTCGGCCATTTGGGGACTGACAAGAACTGGAGGGAACGACGACAGTTACTCCTGAAATCCGCCGGAGTGTACCATCGCCTCCAACCCCTGCTTGATGGCGCAAAAGCCAATACACTTTCCCTTGCCGTCTTTAAGCCCGCTCGAATTCTTGATTTCACCTGGGAGGAGTGTGAGCGTGACTGGGATACGGCCAAGGTCGCCCTAATGCATCAGGCTGCTTTGCAAGGTAATCTCTTTGAAGATGAAGCTTGGCGTGAGACATTCCAGTTGATGCCAAAGCTTCCCTACAACTTTTCCTATCGGTTTGCCGATGTCGATGGCCGTGAGAGTGAACTTCAGGTGCTTGATTGGGAGACCGGTCAGCTTTTCTTGAATTGTTTGAAATCCACGTCCAATTCCGAAACTGCCGCATTGAAAAAGGTTCGCCAGAAATACCTCCATGAGTTTTCTGGCCGTGACCTCCATTTCTTCCTTGGAACGCTGAAACAGTTCCATGGTTTCTCCCCAAATCCGTGGGTCATCATCGGAGTATTCCCGATTCCGCACGAAACCCAGATGGATCTTCTTTAG
- a CDS encoding hypothetical protein (conserved protein of unknown function): MLFERQRLILTLLKALDGPIGHMDFQKLLFLYTKECEEKPSYEFVPYRFGGFSFTSYADKRRLIETGLLEEDEHQWQLTKEGRHEAMRRPVSPERVARFCREQAGLRGNALIAEIYRRYPYYATRSEIVEKVLPDAESRKRVAEASSNQSGPALLTIGYEGKCLEGYLNQLLQAGVTLLCDVRRNPLSRKYGFSKLTLSKACEGVGIRYEHLPELGIASDKRRHLETQKDYDALFAIYEREYLPAQNAALDRIRRWLVDGKQRVALTCFEELPQQCHRHCVAKVFEQHGDGRLQPVHL; the protein is encoded by the coding sequence ATGCTTTTCGAACGACAACGATTGATCCTCACGCTACTGAAGGCCCTTGATGGTCCAATTGGCCACATGGATTTCCAGAAGCTCCTCTTTCTGTACACGAAGGAATGTGAGGAAAAACCGAGCTATGAGTTTGTGCCGTATCGATTCGGAGGCTTTTCCTTCACCTCCTACGCCGATAAGCGTCGGCTTATCGAGACGGGTTTGCTGGAAGAGGATGAGCATCAATGGCAGCTGACAAAGGAAGGTCGGCATGAAGCGATGCGACGTCCGGTCTCGCCGGAACGGGTAGCCAGATTTTGCCGAGAGCAAGCTGGCTTACGGGGCAACGCGCTTATTGCTGAGATCTATCGTCGATACCCGTATTACGCAACGCGGAGTGAAATTGTTGAAAAGGTTTTGCCGGACGCAGAATCTCGCAAACGCGTGGCAGAGGCGTCATCCAATCAGTCAGGCCCGGCATTATTAACCATCGGCTATGAAGGCAAATGCCTAGAAGGATATCTCAACCAGCTGTTGCAGGCTGGAGTCACGCTGCTGTGTGATGTGCGACGCAACCCATTGAGCCGGAAGTATGGATTTTCGAAGCTCACCTTGAGCAAAGCGTGCGAGGGGGTTGGAATACGATACGAGCATCTGCCTGAGTTGGGCATTGCCTCCGATAAACGACGACATCTTGAAACGCAGAAAGACTACGACGCCCTCTTTGCGATCTATGAGCGGGAGTATCTGCCAGCTCAAAATGCCGCGCTGGATCGGATTCGGCGGTGGCTGGTGGATGGCAAACAACGAGTCGCGCTGACGTGTTTTGAAGAGCTACCGCAGCAGTGTCATCGCCATTGTGTCGCAAAGGTGTTCGAGCAACACGGTGATGGGAGGTTACAACCGGTCCACTTATAA